In Cyclopterus lumpus isolate fCycLum1 chromosome 13, fCycLum1.pri, whole genome shotgun sequence, the genomic window ATTGATATGGTGCAGAGGTTTCTTTCCCAGTAAGGCCGGGGGAGTAAAGGTGTGGAGGAGACCGGGGGCTCTTAAGTAGGTGGGGTTTTTAATCCGCTTAGTCCAACTAGCCCAAAGCTATAATCTGCCTTCTGCTTTCACAACAGTCCGCATGGGCACGGCTTCTCAAATATTCACTACCAATCAAACTCAACAGTTCACAGTgtataaagctttttttcttttcaattggGGTTTAATGGGGCTGCCAACCCATTTTCTTAAGACACAGCATTGCATTGACATGCATACCAGATGAACTGAAGATAAGAATGAGGAGAGGCGCATCGCTTGAGAGCTGGTCTGCTCGGGCTGCAGGAAGGATTTACAGCATTAACCCCCAAGTGAAAATAAACAGGGAGCTTTTCAAGCCATATTATTACTCTATAGTAAAGCTCTTTTTGCTCGCAGGGCAGATTTTCTCTGCGGTTTTGCACGAAcatcaaacaaaagaaacagaaagattACAATGTTTTTAGTACAATCTCATTgtctgtatttttttcttcttcctgtgagCTAAAACCAATGTGATTTGGTGCCACTAATGCCAGAGCAGGGTTGCGTCTCACTTGTCCAGCTCACCTTCTCTTCTTTTGATTTGAGTTGGTGCCCTGCATCTGAGGCATCTCCTGAAAGAAAACAACGCATTTTAATATTCAATCAAATTTGAGTAATGCATTATTTGTATTCCCAGGCCGGGAATCAATTGTCAGGCTTCAACAGCAGCTGTCCACTGGCCCTGTTCATCATTTCATAATcagctttattttgtatagttaCAATCTGCCTGTTGGAAGTCAAAAAAGTCCCAATTCCTCTGAGAAGTGACCCAATACAATCTGGATCGTGAGTTGATTGTGATCACGTGGCCCCAACGTTCACAAGCCTGAAGACGCGCGTGCACGTGTGCCTGCCGTGGCTCACCATAGAAATAGACCTCCCAGAGCCGCGCCACTTTGTGTTGTCGTCCAGCAGGACCGCCGGACTGCAGGAGCGGCTTGCAGAGCGGCTGCATGCACGGCTGGAGGAGCGGCTGGGGATGGGCGGCGGGGGGCCGTCACTGGAGCTCTGCACCGCCTCATACAGGCTGTCCATGGACCCCTCCTGGTGtgcacagacagacggacacgcAGCTGTTAGACAGTTGAACTTTGATTTATGAATGGATTTCAGTCATCCTATTGAATTAAGTCTGATTATACTTTTGATGAAGCACATGGTGTGCAAATATCAAGCAACATATACATACTTTATGTCAGTGGGAAGGAaggaacattttaaagtttCAATAATGGCTGTTTGCAGAGTGTAAAACCAAGAAAACCTATCGAAATGTATACGAGAAAGCAGAGCATCAGAAGTATAGAGACATGAGGATTTGATATGACTGGAAAGATAATGCTGCTCCAAAGCTCTTATTAAATGTGCTTGTCAACCGCGGATGGTGGTGGGAGGATGGAAATTCATGCACAGATTTTCAATGTGgattaaaaatgtgctccgctCGCTTGGATTCCTTCTAGGAACGTGTAACTCGACGTATCTCTTCATCCATCTCGTCTTGTCTGTGGGAGGACATCTCATCTCTTTACTGGGCAGAGGAGCATGTGCAGTGGGAACAAAGGAAGACGTTTTTGGGGTCGCAATGATCATCGGTTTATAAGATCAGCTTTTATAggttttaatttagttttttacacAAGCATATACTCACATTTGCATTGCATTGTATTTGATCTTCTTCATTGCAGATATTTTAATACCGCCTCcctttattgtattgtatgttgaATTGTGTAATCAATATAATCATGTCATTTCATTATCCTTCTTGATACGTGTTCATAAAACTTGACTCTCTAggtgcatgttttatgttgtgtattttacaCAGTATAATGTACACCAAACCACACATGCATTTATAAGGAATGAGTGTGTACAAGAAGTCCTTAAACAAGGTGAGGTGGAATAacagcaacagacaggacaatCAGTGCAATCACGGTTTAAGCCTGCAGCAAGACTTTGGTAATGTTACTGAATTTATTGTTCAACATTCGAGAACAGTCCGTTAACTTCTCCTCGTGCCCACGTGTAGCATCACAGCTGCAGCCACACACTTGTTTTCACCCCGGATCGCTTCACTTATCAATACTTTATTTCTGCTCAGAGCCATGAAAGCGTCAACTAAAAGCCTTTAACATGCatatgtagtactactgcaTTAGCCATGGTGAATCTGATGAAAACCTAATGAAGCAGAGCAGTTTAGAGAagtattgttttacattttgttcagACAAACTCAATATCAGAAGGATATTTCTAATGattaaaaatgacaataaagacTGAACAGCCATGAGCCTCAGTAGAGTAACAGTTGCCTGGATCACGTGATGCTTATTTAGAGGCTGAAACACAGTTAAAACAACACATGTTCATATTTCCCTCACACTGAATTGCTTATGCTGTTATTTACAGATTTGTAATGTATTGCGTATATGGCCAAGTTCACATTGGCATCAAGGGGGTAAAGTTATCTTCCCCATcagctacacgcacacacacacacgcacacacacacacacacagcttgttaGGTAGACGCATACATTAGAAGTGTGTCTCTTACCAGCGAAAAGCAGAAAAGGTTCATAGTGGCTGCTTGTGTGTCGGTGCGTCCGATGGCTGTGCAACAGCGTGCTGAGTGACAGCCAGCGACCGAGAGACACAACAGCTCAGCGTGAGCCCAGCCCGGGTCGCCTGCTGTCTTCTCAGATTAATACCACAGTGAAATCCCTCCACTAATCCAATAGATAGACCACCATTACTCTCCCAGCTGCAGAACTCACTCTTGACAACAGGCCCACCAGCGGTGGATCAACTAGAGGCAGTCTTTGTTTTCAATGACTGTTTTATAGCAGAGACGCTTTTTTTTCAGCATccatgctctttttttttgaccTGCACTCAGTGGTGAAATAAGTATTTcatacttatttttattttttacttcagtCGAAGTACCAGAAGAATAATGTTAAAATACCCaataaaaagcatttattaTCTTATATTTCTGAGGTTTTAAcagcaaaatgaaacaaaatgaaaaaaagaatactgCGAAAAGGTTTCCCCTGTGACTGATGAATGATGACATTATTGTATTGTTCATCCTTGTGGATCAAtgtgtaaatattgttttatctgGTGGAGCTATAGCTGTAACAATTGTGTACAATATTTTAGTTATTGTTTTTAGGAAAACAGTGTTTGGATGCAAAAACGCCAACTAAGCATGAATTACAAGCCCAACGGAAACAACTGGTTTATTTTGATCAActtatgatgtgtttttttatgtccaGTAAAACCTTAAACAGACCTTGGAAGTGCcgtaaaatagaaatattaatgtaaaatacaatACCTCCTCAGTATGGAGTACATTTACTTTCCACCGCTGCCCATAAGATGTCTAATTAGTCcccctcttcatcatcatcatttatatCCACTGGCACTATTTAGAAAACTttttagtaaaaaaattaaatatgagATGACAGACAGCAAGggttttaataatatatatatttcctccGTGTAGTCATCACTAGCACACCGAGCCCCAGCCACAGCTCTTTCCTGTGCGGGCAGCAAACAAGAGTCATATTTTCCCTCATGCTCCAAATGTGGTTTTGTGCAACATACCGGCTTCTTCAGAAGTAAAAAATGATTCCTCTAAATTATGGAAAGTTGTTATATTTTGGGGTTTTGGGGAGAGTCCCTCAAAACCGATGATGACGTTTTCTCGATGCAGTGATTTCATTTTTCACCTCCGTCTCATTCCATGTGCAATATGTGTGCGTTGGCATGCAATATGTGTGCGTTAACCTGTAACACATTAAGTGTGAAGGTCGCTTTCCAATCATCCACTTCTGACAGCTGAGCTGCTCTAATGTAAAGAAAGGAACAGGTGGACAGATTAACATGTATTACCTATATATTAATGAGGGTATGATTTGCTATCAGTGGAATGATCTGTGATGATGGACAGTATCTTGAATCCGCTCTATTCACTCAGTCAGTTCATTGTGGTTTGATAATTGTGTTTGTGATCAGGTGCCAACGTCTTTGTGTTATTtgaacaacagaagaagaaaaaagatttaaaaaggtACATCAATCAAAGTCCATGGAATGAGTGAATGCCAGGCGACATGCACCTGTGTGTCATTGTGTATGACTCGTGGTTGAAGTGTGTTTTCTTACACCTGATCTGACATCCCTTCAGTATGAAGTCACTTGAGGCCTTGATGGACCCAAATTGGGTATTTGTTTCCATGCATCTTGCAGTAGTGAGAGGATGTCAGGCAGTCTGTCTCCTCCTGACAGATGTTGTCCTCCTCATCTCGACAGGTGTAGCGTCAGAGCGTGAACACTGGGAAGAAGACAGTAGCCAGCATTTAGTAATCGGGAATACACCATCACTGACAGGTATTTTCCTTCCCCTTGACATCTACAGGTGTAACGCATCAGGGATCAAATCAAATGGTCCCATTATACCTACATATTTTGTAAATCTGACCTTGTGCTTCAGTAAAAATGATGCAAAGAATTTGAAATAAACCAAAGTTCGTTCACCTTTAGCTCTGCACAGCAGCGTATAGCAGGACCTTCATGTTGTCAGATGTTATGTGGATGAACCCCCCGCGCTGGCACTTTTATACTGGCACTGACACACCACATGCTGACTGTAACTGTGGTCGTGCATTTCCTTGAGTGTGATATTCCGGTTAATTCCTTTGAACTCTAGTGTCCTTGAGAAAAGACGAAGCAAAAAAAGGAGTTGTTTAATCTTCTTCATGTTGTGCGAGAAGATGAGATAAGTTTACTTTAAACCCTCTCCTGCAGGCAATTAATGACGCTTCTGAGATTCACTTTATGTCGGACATCTAAGTTTATATTCAGATTGTACCACATTATAAGAAATCACATCCTAGATTTCAGCAGGTCAACATGTAGACGTTGTTCCTACGCGTTCTCATTCCCACTCTTTGTCAGACCCTGTGGCGCACCTTTATAGCCCACTTGGATATGCACAGTAAACACGTGGTTAATTAACATTGTGACATCAGACCAGAAACACCTGCTTCAGTTTAGGCAAGAAAACCTTTTCGTAAACTGTTGGGCTTTAAATAACTACGTAAATATAAGTATGCATGTCACAAACATCGCAAACGTTACATCGAAATAACTAAATCTTGGTCTTCTCGTCTTTCTGGCCTGCATTATATTCATACAGCGGCTAAATTGAATTGTTTGTACCTCTAAATAATTTGTATAAGTAAATGTACAGACCATAGTCACACATCTATAGTGCAGCCTCTGTTTCTGAGGGTGACAACTGGAAGTTGCTCTTTAGCGACATCTGCAGGCAACAATGGAGAAGTGCAAGACAGTTTGTGCATGGGGATTTATTGTCCCTCAGCTCAACCTGTTTTCAGTGAAGGAATAAGCAGgctgagggcaacacacactAATACATGCAACATCCACGTGGAGAcgtaatgtttttgtttgtcagtATCTTCATTTAGTGAAGCACAACATATGTGTACGCCCATTTACAACCAATCACAAAACTGTTGCAGTACAAAACATTCCACACTCGACCTTGAAAACACAaggaaaatgagagaaaaataaaaatgtcctggAAAAATATTctcctattttttttctttaactaaGAATGAACTACAAGTTAATATATGAGATCCCTCCAAAACATTGCCATCTATATTCAGGATCACATTAACGTTGAAAGTATTTAGAATACGCTGCTTTTGGTTATTTTGTGGAAACGATGCAACACTCCCCCAAGTCATGTCACATGGTACCACGTGCAGCTTTAACTTATATTGTGGTAGCTCACAGTGGGTGTTATTAGCCTCGGTAATAACACGGGAATAAGGGGCTAAAGTGTGGTCTGGTAAACACTAGCAAACTTGACTCTAAGTTGTGATGTTTTCTAGAGATGATCCCTGTCTGTCATACCAGCGAGATCATCACTGACAACATCCTGGAAATCTAAAAGAGAATTGGGAACCAGCTCTGCTGTTTTTACTGCCTTTTATCTCtgtctttattattgttgtgaAAGCAGCTGAATCTGCACTCAGCTAACAGCTACAGTTGTGAGTCACTCGGTTGTTTATTTCACTTAGTAAATTACATTAACCTCCATTGTTACAGAACCGCCAGAGAAACCATATGAGtgctgttaggttgtagtggattttatatatatttgcacatgtagataagagaagtttatgttttaaattaatacataaagaaagatatgataattaatttgggatattatgaggaatattctggaggaatgtattgtgaaacataagagaggatcactgttttattattctgttttaatgacaaatgtaatgattaactgtatgatgcatgagaatgaatgaatgttttattgtttagacaatagttaaaatggatgccgattgaaacctaatgtgttgtttttattcggaaggcaggataatagggttttattgtgaaggggaacttcctgtccttgaccggaagagtgagctttgacctcgcctgtttactaattggcgtagcgagtagaactgcggcatcctttgaactgaccaatggaactaacctttaggtgtgaattcatttgcatgaccagactaatagccgagcatttgttctggagacatggttctactggtctggagacatggttctactggtctggagacatggttctactggtctggagactcgagacagccccggtctgttgctccctgggagctgcactccgtctatggagagttcctcctttctggccccacgatcgtgaacgctacatgagtattatctttgccattaaatattgttaaactttaactcgaatcctgaatttcctgcggccacgggacccggagctttgaacacgaatcttacagtgCCCTCAGGCTGAGATCACATACCAGAGGGATGTTTACTTGGTACCTTTTTCCCTAAAGAACAAATTTaacaaagaacatgttttacttgttttaatTTCAATGGGGGGGAAAACAAGTCTTTAATCGCATCTTCTGTTATGTAgaataacaatttttttttaattgttattacCAGCCCACTGATGTCCCCTTAAACACAATTAAGCGGTCTGAATGTGTACTTGGCGCTGGCACAGTGTCATGAGTTCAGCTCAATACCACTTTGTcatttatacaatatataaacaaGGACTGTTAAAGTCGTGCTGGAGAAAAGCCGACACACAAACTGTCACACAACCATCCACAGACCACGTGGTGACCAGAGGTGTACATGTAGAGAGTCAGCGGGGCCCCCAATGATGTCTCCTACAAAATGACATTCCCACACAACTAAGCTGCACTCTCAACTTTGTtggaaagaaacacattttctccaattgaaattaaactaaacaaaaaacgCTCCGACACTAATTTGTTAAgtttagtaataaataaaaatcatggATTTGGcttaaaatgtcttcaaaacacacaaaagtacTTTGTTCACCTCATGAATCATGTGGTATACATTTAATTCAAATTAACAACATTACAACATCACAAATCAAGCAATAATCAATGTAGAGATTAAAATGGAGATCGATTTAAGGTAAACGCTAACTTGTCTGGGTGAAGTTAGCGTGTTCTccttgtgtgtgagtgggtttTGTCCCTTGAGTCACTCTGCGAGTGTGACTAacatatacacactatatatatatatatatatatatatatatatatacaaagagCATAAACGCTCTTCCTCTCAGAAGAAGGCGAGGAACCACCTCAGTGATATAGCATAAACACAGAGCCACTGTGTGAGGACTCTGTGGTctaaacaattatttaaattgtttaaattacatttttacagtcCATATAAACCTTGTAATAACTCGTATATGTGTATATCAGAGTCAGCATACCTGTTTCATCACCTGTTTTCAGGCCATGTTGCTGAAATCTGGTATAAAAGTGAATGGAACATGTGTTCATAATTTGAGTTTAAATTCCTAAAAATAGAGGCAAGTTCGCATCTTGAAACACATTAAGATTAAACCTATTAAACCAAGAGCTGTGTCTCATTTTAATTGGGTTGTACAATATAACCATCATATGACAAACTAAGACGTCAGGTTGTCATGCTCCGTGGCTCCCTTTCTGTCCTCCACACCGTTGTCTTCAGACTTCTTCATTCTGTGGAACAGAGACAGATTAGTATTAATTTTTGCAGACAAGCCAGCATTAATTACTCTAGCCAACAACAGGTTGAGATCTGATTCAGTGCTGTGATGTTTGACCACATGGAAAAAGAAACCTCTACTTCTGTACTCGTGTGCAGCTTTTCGTACTTGAATCGTTGAAACTTCCTCTCTCGATAGGAGTCGCCCTTCTTCATGAGGTAGAGGAGGACCATGTCACAGAATAATGCTCCCTGTGAGATGAAGTGTTATTCAGCGtttattttaaaagcattttctctttaaaaaagtattttttaaatggtactTACCCCGCCTATCAAAGTCATCCCCGAAGCAACGTTTACGATTGTGGGGATGATGCTGAACTTCCCGGCCTATAAATAACAGCAGaaataccccccaaaaaatgtctttataacaaatcacaaaaaaagatatttcatgcatttacccttttttaaaaatgcggTTACCTTTCCGTGCACCATGATGTTGAATCGGATCCCGTAGACTTTGAATAGCGATCGATAGCTCTCACCTGCGGCATTTTTAAAGTACCGAGTGTGTCTGATGACAAGGGAAACATTGGAGGAGTGAGAATACAATTAAACTGTTGGGATCATTATTTCCTCGGacaataaataatttgaatgtattttgTGCGCGTGACCATTGTAACGTAGACCGAGACGACCTCACCGGAAGTTGAACCCTTCTGCGATGGTCTGCTTGGTGATGCTGACGTCCATGCGAGTGAAGCGGTACTGCGGATGGCAGTTGGAGTTGCCTTTGTCGAGGTCACAGTACCACTCTATCATGATGCCAATGGAGCCACCCtgcaaaaaaagacaagaaatacTAATTTCATCATGTGCGTCTTCGGGAACCATGTCAATCAAGCATAATAAGAAATGGGGTGGGTGCACATCTTTAAACTGCATTCTTGCAGATCCACACTGGTGGCCTCCTTCAACACATTTAAACTCACTCAATAAGCAGACATGtaaatatttatcttttttttcttctgtggtaCTTCCTAGCATTTCCTAATATACGTTTACATTCTGCAcagattattaaaatgtttgtggtGGAAAGCTGTACCGACAAATATGTCGACTGAATTGGAGCCGGTAAACATTTAAGGATGCacctatattatatatatatatatatatatataatatatattatatctccCAATGATGGTACAGGAGGCTGCTTAACTCCCTTTTCAGTGTTATTGTTTTCAGAAAGAAAACCATGAAATATacttgaaaaataaatagacaaaaTAGACAATATatctgttttaataataataaatggtaGCTGCCCTTACCTCATCCTCCGAATTTCTCTCCCCCTTTTTgttgtcacattttcttttacttaCAAATGTGGCCATGTCCTGGAAGTTGTACCCAGCAAGTCTGGTGATGTCACCCAGGCGAAAGATGGGGCAGTAGGGGTGCAGCCCCTCCTCAAATCGACATTTCCTCAAATAGGAGTTGTCCGTCGTTTCAAAAACGTTTGACCTCCGATTAAAGAAACGTGTATATGTGAGTGCACTGCTCATTGTTTCTAGTTAACCAAAGTGGTAACACAGAGAGATTATGGAGAGTGACATACTTTGAAAACGTGAATTTGGGGAAATGGATGAAATTCTTGATGTAGATGGTGAAGTTTTCAGCGTTTGAGAGCAGAGGGCCTCTGTAATGAAGAAATTGCAGTTATTTGCCACACATTCTGTACCTTTTCATAGAAAATAACTTGGTAATTAGGTCAAACAATTTAATAAGGGGCATAAATGACGAGGGGTCACTAACTCATGTCTAAGACTAGTGGAACAGCTGAGCGGGGCCGTAGCATTCACACGTTACCTCTTAAATTAGATGCAATGTCGATATAAGGCCGGGTCAAGTCGCTGAGTATGTGCCTTTTGTTCACTAggatttcacaatcttttcatAAACTTAACCAACTAGTTTCCCTATGAAGACAaacgtttattttgaatagaCTATATGCATGTGACAAGCGGAAAGTGTCATGTGTTGATGCACAAAAAAAGGACTTTTTGTTGCATGGGAATACGTTGTGTAGCCTATTCAGAGGCTCAGGCTGATACGCACTATAGGTCAACACATTTGATGAATACTTTGGGTACATTTGACTTTGTCTTGATTCCTGTCAGACTTAcgcatttgtttgtttctataACACATAGAGTATGTCACTATGACTTAAAGGTGATTCTTGATTTGTAGTGTCATTGGTTTGTTCaactgatttttctttttcttttcattttctttccacatATTTTAGGTGTGTCATCCCGCACTGAGACCGTTGGGTAATTGTCTGACATACGTCATTGTCAGGCGGGACTCTTGCAACAAGGGTTTCGCCTTCAGGATTTTTGTTTAACCCGAGGAGAGATGTTATGTGACTGCATTGAACCCTCACTGTGGTTCGGATTTCCTTTCGATGGGACACCAGCCGTAGACTTCACAGGTACCAGTTGAGTTTTCGTCTTTTCCCAAACACCTGCCGCTCATAATTCCttcaggaaaaagaaacagaagaacaagtcACACGGCTTAACGCATGTGAAAAGACACTGCATTTGAATTCCTGTTGCGAAGATATGGATCATATGAATTATACATAATCACttcaaatcaaaatgtcatgTCAGGCAGTGCCTTAGacttaaagagacaaaaacaaactacCACTAGGGAGCATTCCTTATCCCTATCTTAACCCCGTGTGTTTTCTACAATGTGTGTTGCattcatttgcatttgtttgaaaaacgatagagagagatagaataAACTCGTTGAACCAAGTCCCCCAATCCTATTTCACAATGG contains:
- the LOC117741536 gene encoding P2X purinoceptor 5-like isoform X2, coding for MAGSFYKGCFLSMFDYKTKTFIVTKNKRVGVLYRLIQLSIIGYIIGWVFLSEKGYQETDEAIQSSIITKLKGVSMTNTTESGVLVWGPEDYVIPPQGEAVLFVVTNFLETPNQKLGHCAESLKVLDGHCRDDDDCEEGKMVVAGNGIMSGRCLGKDENSTGTCEVYGWCPIERKSEPQGPLLSNAENFTIYIKNFIHFPKFTFSKSNVFETTDNSYLRKCRFEEGLHPYCPIFRLGDITRLAGYNFQDMATFGGSIGIMIEWYCDLDKGNSNCHPQYRFTRMDVSITKQTIAEGFNFRHTRYFKNAAGESYRSLFKVYGIRFNIMVHGKAGKFSIIPTIVNVASGMTLIGGGALFCDMVLLYLMKKGDSYRERKFQRFKMKKSEDNGVEDRKGATEHDNLTS
- the LOC117741536 gene encoding P2X purinoceptor 5-like isoform X1, producing the protein MAGSFYKGCFLSMFDYKTKTFIVTKNKRVGVLYRLIQLSIIGYIIGWVFLSEKGYQETDEAIQSSIITKLKGVSMTNTTESGVLVWGPEDYVIPPQGEAVLFVVTNFLETPNQKLGHCAESLKVLDGHCRDDDDCEEGKMVVAGNGIMSGRCLGKDENSTGTCEVYGWCPIERKSEPQGPLLSNAENFTIYIKNFIHFPKFTFSKSNVFETTDNSYLRKCRFEEGLHPYCPIFRLGDITRLAGYNFQDMATFVSKRKCDNKKGERNSEDEGGSIGIMIEWYCDLDKGNSNCHPQYRFTRMDVSITKQTIAEGFNFRHTRYFKNAAGESYRSLFKVYGIRFNIMVHGKAGKFSIIPTIVNVASGMTLIGGGALFCDMVLLYLMKKGDSYRERKFQRFKMKKSEDNGVEDRKGATEHDNLTS